A segment of the Aromatoleum aromaticum EbN1 genome:
TGTAAGCTGCACCAACAACATAAACAAACAAACGAACACCCACTTTGTTTTTGACGCAGGCAGGCTCGCCGTTTAGCCATACGTCATGACCCGGCCATGCTCCGCCCTCGTCTCCGTCACCGACACGCCTTGGTACCACGTCGTCTCGCGCTGCGTGCGCCGCGCCTTTCTCTGCGGCGCCGACGCCCACAGCGGCAAGAGCTTCGAGCACCGCTGCGGCTGGATCGTCGAGCGGCTGATGCAGCAATTCGGCAGCGCAGTCGGCGCACCCGCACCTCTCACGGCCCTGTGTGCGGCACGGCAGGTGAAGTACCTGCGCGGGATGGCGGTGGCGAAAGGGGTGTTTGGACGCAGGGCGGCGTGAAGGAAGTAATACGGAGCCCGCCAAGGAGAGTGATCTGCATGGCTGCGTCGCAGCTTTGCGCCGGCACGTGCGCGCTGTTCGTACTCCGCCTCGAACATCGCCAGCCGCTGGTTGAGGCGGCGCACCTGCCTTTCGAGCCGGGTATTGGCAATATCGGCAAGCAGGGCCTTGATCAGCAGGACGACTACGCCCGCAAGCAGCAGCAGCGCCGGGGGATAGGCGATGCCGGCAACGAAGGCGATGCGGTCGAGCAACATCGGCCAGGCGCCCAGCAGCGCGGCGGTGGCGGCAACGATGATCCATGAAACACCGTGACTCAGATGCAGGTGGTCGCGGCGTACGAGGACGAGGATTGCCGTCGCGAGCGCAGCCCCCAGGAGAGAGGTGGTGAGATTGAGGGAGATCATCGGCTGAGGTGGTGTTTGGGGTGCCAGCGCGCAAGACATAGCAGCGTGCTTTCCGCCATGTAGCGGGCGACGCGAGACCAGCTGGCGAAGATGCGCGACGGACCGGTGGCGCGCGGATACATTGCGACCGGCACTTCGGCGATTTCGAGCCCCGCATGGCGCAACATCAGCAGCACGCCGAGATCCTGGTAATCCAGCAGCGTCGCTTCATCCGCGGCGAGGATTTCGCACGCGGCGCGATTGTAACAGCGGAACCCGGAGGTGAGGTCGTCAATGCCGAAGCCGGTGATGGCGCGGAAATAGCGCCATGCGATCCTGCGCAGGCGGCTGCCGCGCTGGGGGAAGGCGCCGATGACGACATCGTGGCTGCGGGCGGCGGCGAGCAGCACGGGGATGCAGACCGGTTCGTGCTGGCCGTCGGCGTCGATCGTGACGACCTGGCGGTAACCGTGACGCAGCGCATAGCGGATACCGGTCTGCATCGCCCCCCAGGCGCCCAGCGGCAGGACCGGCGACAGCACGGTGGCGCCGGCCGCCGCCGCGATCGCCCCAGTCGCATCGGTGCTTTGATCATTGACGACGATGATGTCGCGCCAACCGGCTTCGCACAGACTACGTATGA
Coding sequences within it:
- a CDS encoding DUF2304 domain-containing protein; the encoded protein is MISLNLTTSLLGAALATAILVLVRRDHLHLSHGVSWIIVAATAALLGAWPMLLDRIAFVAGIAYPPALLLLAGVVVLLIKALLADIANTRLERQVRRLNQRLAMFEAEYEQRARAGAKLRRSHADHSPWRAPYYFLHAALRPNTPFATAIPRRYFTCRAAHRAVRGAGAPTALPNCCISRSTIQPQRCSKLLPLWASAPQRKARRTQRETTWYQGVSVTETRAEHGRVMTYG